The Skermanella pratensis genome has a window encoding:
- a CDS encoding chloride channel protein, protein MKQGPPAGDNRKTIPGGLHPVIDAARRAPVRLLVRLRRLMRHDQLLLAVLAVLVGGVAAGAAIVFRTAISIFQSLAYGTGGLQILDRLEQLAWWHILLAPCAGGLLLGLFQHRFLPGGRPMGVPDVIAQAGRAKGRLPFRSGLAAALASAGALGVGASVGREGPVVHLGAVLASWFGETLRLSSGLRRTLLGCGVASAVATSFNAPIAGVFFAIEVVVAQYGVAAFAPVVLASVTGTAIGRAWYGDFPAFMLPATPVGTLWELPVFALLGFASAALALAFVRSIFLVDGLFDAWSPKVGLPRWARPAVGGLGVGLLALEFPEVLGVGYEVTDRALQGALPFGLLAALLLAKLVATALSLGSGFSGGVFSPSLAVGALGGGAFGLAVAAVSPDLASGSGTYATVGMGAVAGAVLGAPISTILIVFEMTADYGVTTAVMVGTVTAAMTMGRLNGRSIFQLQLERRGLVPVTPSRGTGGSRAVRVGDILQPSDHAISPDAGVGDILSACRAAPGGRVLVVSGDGRLAGMVAPIDLAAALARNSGSLTADALVRSDVPVLEPDDEARAALALMAERDLPWLPVVDGRETRRLVGIIHERDIHRSGTRVTAAGQG, encoded by the coding sequence TTGAAGCAAGGACCGCCGGCCGGCGACAATCGGAAAACCATCCCGGGAGGTCTGCACCCCGTCATCGACGCGGCCCGCCGGGCTCCCGTCCGTCTCCTGGTCCGCCTGCGCCGGCTGATGCGGCACGACCAGCTGCTTCTCGCCGTCCTGGCCGTGCTGGTCGGCGGGGTGGCCGCGGGCGCAGCCATCGTGTTCCGGACCGCCATATCGATTTTCCAAAGCCTCGCCTACGGCACCGGGGGCCTTCAGATCCTGGACAGGCTGGAACAGCTGGCGTGGTGGCACATCCTGCTGGCGCCCTGCGCGGGCGGGCTGCTGCTGGGCCTGTTCCAGCATCGGTTCCTGCCGGGAGGACGACCCATGGGAGTTCCCGACGTCATCGCTCAGGCCGGCAGGGCCAAGGGCCGCCTGCCCTTCCGGAGCGGACTGGCCGCCGCCCTGGCATCCGCCGGGGCGCTCGGGGTCGGCGCCTCCGTCGGGCGCGAGGGACCGGTCGTTCACCTGGGAGCCGTTCTCGCGTCCTGGTTCGGCGAAACGCTCCGACTGTCATCGGGGCTGAGGCGCACGCTGCTCGGCTGCGGCGTGGCATCCGCCGTCGCGACCTCCTTCAACGCGCCGATCGCGGGCGTGTTCTTCGCCATCGAGGTCGTGGTCGCCCAGTACGGCGTGGCGGCCTTCGCCCCCGTGGTGCTGGCCTCGGTCACCGGCACCGCCATCGGCAGGGCGTGGTACGGCGACTTCCCGGCCTTCATGCTGCCCGCGACCCCGGTCGGTACCCTGTGGGAGCTGCCTGTCTTCGCCCTGCTCGGTTTCGCGTCGGCCGCCCTCGCCCTGGCGTTCGTCCGGTCGATCTTCCTGGTGGACGGCCTGTTCGATGCCTGGTCTCCCAAAGTCGGGCTGCCGCGCTGGGCCCGCCCCGCCGTGGGCGGGCTGGGCGTCGGGCTCCTGGCGCTGGAGTTCCCGGAAGTGCTGGGCGTCGGCTACGAGGTGACCGACCGGGCGCTCCAGGGCGCCCTGCCCTTCGGCCTGCTGGCGGCGCTTCTGCTGGCCAAGCTCGTGGCGACGGCGCTGTCGCTGGGCAGCGGCTTCTCCGGCGGGGTGTTCAGTCCGTCGCTGGCCGTGGGCGCGCTCGGCGGCGGTGCGTTCGGGCTGGCCGTGGCGGCGGTGTCGCCGGACCTGGCTTCCGGATCGGGAACCTATGCCACGGTCGGAATGGGCGCCGTGGCCGGCGCGGTGCTCGGCGCGCCCATATCGACCATCCTGATCGTGTTCGAGATGACCGCGGACTATGGCGTCACCACGGCCGTCATGGTCGGCACCGTGACCGCCGCGATGACCATGGGGCGGCTCAACGGGCGCTCCATCTTCCAACTCCAGCTGGAGCGGCGCGGGCTGGTCCCCGTCACCCCCAGCCGCGGGACGGGAGGATCCAGGGCCGTCCGCGTGGGGGACATCCTGCAGCCGTCCGACCATGCCATTTCCCCGGACGCCGGGGTCGGCGACATCCTGTCGGCCTGCCGGGCCGCTCCCGGCGGGCGGGTGCTGGTCGTGTCCGGCGACGGCCGGCTCGCGGGGATGGTGGCGCCGATCGACCTGGCGGCGGCGCTGGCCCGGAATTCCGGAAGCCTCACGGCCGACGCCCTGGTTCGGTCCGACGTCCCCGTGCTGGAGCCCGACGACGAGGCGCGCGCGGCCCTGGCCCTGATGGCGGAGCGGGACCTGCCCTGGCTGCCGGTGGTGGACGGGCGGGAGACCCGCCGCCTGGTCGGAATCATCCACGAGCGCGACATTCACCGATCAGGCACGCGCGTCACCGCAGCGGGACAGGGCTGA
- a CDS encoding TRAP transporter large permease: MEKDLDEGGGAEPLPLLFRIIDMLFASILALLFIAGLIPGLVIGLALMITTFLTARTSHAGKTTRFSLGRLWQTFKEASLGLILPVIIVGGILGGVFTATEAAVAALFYSLVISLFVYREVKVRDLWGMLINTGRLTGMVLFLLATATVVAWFLTTSMVPQTLVQSMTGITTNPYWILLMLSALLLLVGVVMDLTPAMVILAPIMLPIIQAGGIDSVYFGVLMSYLLGIGLLTPPVGTVLYVGCGIGKVRMEQLVRALLPFYGTLLVVLALLIMFPMLILWLPYASGFAIK; this comes from the coding sequence ATGGAAAAAGACCTGGACGAGGGCGGCGGCGCCGAACCGTTGCCCCTGCTCTTCCGCATCATCGATATGCTGTTCGCCAGCATCCTGGCGCTGTTGTTCATCGCGGGACTGATCCCCGGCCTGGTGATCGGGCTGGCCCTGATGATCACCACGTTCCTGACTGCGCGGACCAGCCATGCGGGCAAGACCACCCGGTTCTCCCTCGGCCGGCTCTGGCAGACCTTCAAGGAGGCTTCCCTCGGATTGATCCTGCCCGTCATCATCGTCGGCGGGATCCTCGGCGGCGTCTTCACCGCGACCGAGGCCGCGGTGGCGGCCCTGTTCTATTCGCTGGTGATCTCCCTTTTCGTCTACCGGGAGGTCAAGGTGCGCGACCTCTGGGGCATGCTGATCAACACCGGGCGCCTGACCGGCATGGTGCTCTTCCTGCTGGCGACCGCCACGGTGGTGGCCTGGTTCCTGACCACCTCGATGGTGCCGCAGACGCTTGTGCAGAGCATGACCGGCATCACCACGAACCCCTACTGGATTCTGCTGATGCTCAGCGCCCTGCTGCTGCTGGTGGGCGTGGTGATGGACCTTACCCCGGCCATGGTCATCCTGGCGCCGATCATGCTGCCGATCATCCAGGCGGGCGGCATCGACTCGGTCTATTTCGGGGTTCTGATGTCGTACCTGCTGGGCATCGGGCTGCTGACCCCGCCGGTGGGCACCGTCCTGTATGTCGGGTGCGGGATCGGGAAGGTCAGGATGGAGCAGCTGGTCCGCGCGCTGCTGCCGTTCTACGGAACGCTGCTCGTGGTGCTGGCCCTGCTGATCATGTTCCCGATGCTGATCCTGTGGCTGCCCTACGCGTCCGGTTTCGCGATCAAGTGA
- a CDS encoding CAP domain-containing protein, which yields MTKCARTPRLPATHRLAAIAAAGLLACLIAVRAASGMEMGDLATLRTAALDLLNQDRREHDLPLLELDDTLNEAAQNHAEDMLRRDYYSHTSPEGETVMDRYRAAGGSSSRVVAENIARCEGCPLPPDRSTVEQLQRGWMNSPDHRRNILAHGLERFGFGIAGDTGQGLYAVQNFAGAGTPRRAGGEAAGGKGDAPARRIGPEERQALALDLINRARREGGVEPLSGAPALAEAGREALDEGGGGQPLDVSPFRHLTRDARARWRDFSSVAGRCGGCGTEPTDADVRFFVGQWLDQADYRRTLLDSAYTHGGFAMAADGNGGKAALMALAGR from the coding sequence ATGACCAAGTGCGCAAGAACCCCGCGACTGCCCGCGACCCATCGGCTTGCGGCGATCGCAGCGGCGGGATTGCTGGCATGCCTGATCGCCGTCCGCGCCGCCTCCGGCATGGAAATGGGCGACTTGGCCACGCTTCGGACCGCGGCCCTCGACCTGCTCAACCAGGATCGCCGCGAGCACGACCTGCCGCTTCTCGAACTGGACGACACGCTGAACGAGGCTGCGCAGAACCATGCGGAGGACATGCTACGCCGGGACTACTACAGCCACACGTCGCCGGAAGGGGAAACCGTCATGGACCGCTATCGCGCCGCCGGCGGCAGTTCCTCTAGGGTGGTCGCGGAGAACATCGCGCGGTGCGAAGGCTGTCCGCTGCCGCCCGACCGCTCGACCGTCGAGCAATTGCAGCGGGGCTGGATGAACAGCCCGGATCACCGCCGCAACATCCTGGCTCACGGCCTGGAGCGCTTCGGCTTCGGCATCGCCGGCGATACCGGGCAGGGCCTCTACGCCGTCCAGAACTTCGCCGGTGCCGGTACCCCGCGCCGCGCGGGCGGGGAGGCCGCAGGCGGAAAAGGCGACGCGCCGGCGCGCCGCATCGGGCCGGAGGAAAGGCAGGCCCTGGCGCTCGACCTGATCAACCGCGCCCGGAGGGAGGGCGGCGTCGAGCCGCTCTCGGGCGCTCCGGCGCTGGCCGAGGCCGGACGCGAAGCCCTGGACGAGGGGGGAGGCGGCCAGCCGCTGGACGTCTCCCCGTTCCGCCATCTGACGCGGGACGCCCGGGCGCGCTGGCGCGACTTCTCCAGCGTGGCCGGACGGTGCGGCGGCTGCGGGACCGAGCCGACGGACGCGGACGTCCGGTTCTTCGTCGGCCAGTGGCTGGACCAGGCGGACTATCGCCGGACGCTCCTGGATTCCGCCTACACCCATGGCGGCTTCGCGATGGCCGCGGACGGCAACGGCGGCAAGGCGGCCCTGATGGCGCTGGCCGGCCGATAG